The proteins below come from a single Rhizobium sp. BT04 genomic window:
- the topA gene encoding type I DNA topoisomerase produces MNVVVVESPAKAKTINKYLGPGYKVLASFGHVRDLPAKDGSVLPDQDFEMLWEVDGASAKRMKDIADAVKSSDGLFLATDPDREGEAISWHVLDMLNKKRVLNGKPVKRVVFNAITKKAVLDAMADPRDIDVPLVDAYLARRALDYLVGFNLSPVLWRKLPGARSAGRVQSVALRLVCDRESEIERFISEEYWNISALLKTPRGDEFEARLVSANGKRLQPRAIGNGEDAGKLKALLEGASYIVDTVEAKPVKRNPGPPFTTSTLQQAASSNLGFSASRTMQIAQKLYEGVDIGGETVGLITYMRTDGVQMAPEAIDAARRAIVDQFGERYMPEKARFYSTKAKNAQEAHEAIRPTDFYRSPDRVRQFLDADQIRLYDLIWKRGIASQMASAEIERTTAEITADNKGEKAGLRAVGSVIRFDGFIAAYTDQKEDGEQSDDGDEDGRLPEINARETLAKQKINSTQHFTEPPPRYSEASLIKKMEELGIGRPSTYAATLATLRDRDYVTIDKRKLIPQAKGRLVTAFLESFFTKYVEYDFTADLEEKLDRISAGELNWKQVLRDFWKDFFAQIEDTKELRVTNVLDSLNEALAPLVFPKREDGSDPRICQVCGTGNLSLKLGKYGAFVGCSNYPECNYTRQLSSENGGEADGAALNEPKNLGTDPTTGEELTLRSGRFGPYIQRGDGKEAKRASLPKGWKPEDIDYEKAMALISLPRDIGKHPETGKMISSGIGRYGPFLLHDGSYANLETIEDVFSVGLNRAVTVIAEKANQAPGRGSRGTPAALKTLGDHPDGGAITVRDGKYGPYVNWGKVNATLPKGRDPQAITVEEALVLITEKAGKAPAGKASAGRAAKAKAKPKAAAAEAKTTKTAAKPKATKAKAPAKSKKG; encoded by the coding sequence ATGAATGTTGTAGTGGTGGAATCGCCTGCCAAGGCCAAGACGATCAACAAGTATCTGGGTCCAGGATACAAAGTGCTCGCCTCCTTCGGCCATGTGCGCGATCTGCCTGCCAAGGACGGCTCAGTTCTTCCTGATCAGGATTTCGAAATGCTTTGGGAGGTCGATGGCGCCTCGGCCAAGCGGATGAAGGATATTGCCGACGCAGTGAAATCCTCCGACGGCCTGTTTCTCGCGACCGACCCGGATCGAGAAGGCGAAGCAATTTCCTGGCACGTTCTCGACATGCTGAACAAGAAGCGGGTGCTGAACGGCAAGCCGGTCAAGCGCGTCGTCTTCAATGCGATCACCAAGAAGGCGGTGCTCGACGCGATGGCCGATCCACGCGACATCGACGTGCCGCTGGTCGACGCCTATCTGGCGCGCCGTGCCCTCGACTATCTCGTCGGTTTCAATCTTTCGCCGGTGCTGTGGCGCAAGCTGCCCGGCGCCCGTTCGGCCGGCCGTGTCCAGTCGGTGGCGCTTCGCCTGGTCTGCGACCGCGAATCCGAGATCGAGCGCTTCATTTCGGAAGAATACTGGAACATCTCGGCACTCCTGAAGACGCCGCGCGGCGACGAGTTCGAGGCCAGACTGGTTTCGGCGAACGGCAAGCGGCTCCAACCGCGAGCGATCGGCAACGGCGAGGATGCGGGCAAGCTCAAGGCATTGCTCGAAGGCGCGAGCTATATCGTCGATACGGTCGAGGCGAAGCCGGTCAAGCGCAATCCGGGACCGCCGTTTACGACCTCGACGCTGCAGCAGGCCGCCTCCTCCAATCTCGGCTTCTCGGCCTCGCGCACCATGCAGATCGCCCAGAAGCTCTATGAAGGCGTCGATATCGGCGGCGAGACGGTCGGTCTCATCACCTATATGCGAACCGACGGCGTGCAGATGGCGCCGGAGGCGATCGATGCGGCGCGCCGCGCCATCGTCGACCAGTTCGGCGAGCGCTACATGCCCGAGAAGGCGCGCTTCTACTCCACCAAGGCCAAGAACGCCCAGGAGGCGCACGAGGCGATCCGTCCGACCGATTTCTACCGCTCGCCCGACCGCGTACGCCAATTCCTCGATGCCGACCAGATCCGCCTCTACGACCTGATCTGGAAGCGCGGCATCGCCAGCCAGATGGCGTCGGCCGAGATCGAGCGCACCACGGCTGAAATCACCGCCGACAATAAGGGCGAGAAGGCCGGCCTGCGCGCCGTCGGTTCGGTCATCCGCTTCGACGGCTTCATCGCTGCCTATACCGACCAGAAGGAAGACGGCGAGCAGAGCGATGACGGCGACGAGGATGGCCGCCTGCCGGAGATCAATGCGCGCGAAACGCTCGCCAAGCAGAAGATCAATTCGACGCAGCATTTCACCGAACCGCCGCCGCGCTATTCGGAAGCCTCGCTGATCAAGAAGATGGAAGAGCTCGGCATCGGCCGGCCCTCCACCTATGCCGCGACGCTCGCGACGTTGCGCGACCGCGACTATGTGACGATCGACAAGCGCAAGCTGATCCCGCAAGCCAAGGGCCGGCTGGTGACGGCTTTCCTCGAAAGCTTCTTCACCAAATATGTCGAATACGATTTCACCGCCGATCTCGAAGAGAAGCTCGACCGGATTTCCGCCGGCGAGCTGAACTGGAAGCAGGTGCTGCGCGATTTCTGGAAGGATTTCTTCGCCCAGATCGAAGACACCAAGGAACTGCGCGTCACCAATGTGCTGGATTCGCTGAACGAGGCGCTGGCGCCGCTGGTGTTCCCGAAGCGGGAGGACGGCAGCGATCCCAGGATCTGCCAGGTCTGCGGTACCGGCAACCTGTCGCTGAAGCTCGGCAAATACGGCGCCTTCGTCGGCTGTTCGAACTATCCGGAATGCAACTACACCCGCCAGCTCTCCTCCGAAAATGGCGGAGAAGCGGACGGCGCAGCCCTCAACGAGCCGAAGAACCTCGGCACCGATCCGACGACCGGCGAGGAGCTGACGCTGCGGTCCGGCCGCTTCGGCCCCTATATCCAGCGCGGCGACGGCAAGGAAGCCAAACGCGCTTCGCTGCCGAAGGGTTGGAAGCCCGAGGACATCGATTATGAAAAGGCGATGGCGCTGATCTCGCTGCCGCGCGATATCGGCAAACATCCCGAAACGGGCAAGATGATCTCATCCGGCATAGGTCGCTACGGGCCGTTCCTGCTGCATGACGGTTCCTACGCCAATCTGGAAACCATCGAGGACGTGTTCTCGGTCGGCCTCAACCGCGCCGTGACGGTTATCGCCGAAAAGGCGAACCAGGCACCCGGCCGGGGTTCGCGCGGCACGCCGGCGGCGCTGAAGACGCTCGGCGATCATCCCGACGGCGGCGCCATCACCGTTCGCGACGGCAAGTACGGCCCTTACGTCAACTGGGGCAAGGTCAATGCCACCCTGCCGAAAGGTAGGGATCCGCAGGCGATCACTGTCGAGGAGGCGCTTGTGCTGATCACCGAAAAGGCCGGCAAAGCCCCCGCCGGCAAGGCATCGGCCGGCAGGGCGGCCAAGGCGAAAGCCAAGCCGAAGGCGGCGGCCGCCGAAGCCAAGACCACCAAGACGGCGGCCAAGCCGAAGGCAACGAAGGCGAAGGCGCCGGCGAAATCGAAAAAGGGCTGA
- a CDS encoding aspartate carbamoyltransferase catalytic subunit: MVFFPHRHLIGIKGLTEQDITYLLDKADEAVKISRQREKKTSTLRGLTQINLFFEASTRTQASFELAGKRLGADVMNMSVGNSSVKKGETLIDTAMTLNAMRPDVLVIRHSSAGAAALLAQKVSCSVVNAGDGQHEHPTQALLDALTIRRAKGKLSRIIVAICGDVLHSRVARSNILLLNAMGARVRVVAPATLLPAGIAEMGVEVFHSMSEGLKDADVVMMLRLQRERMSGAFVPSVREYYHFYGLDAETLKAAKDDALVMHPGPMNRGVEIASEVADGPQSVIAEQVEMGVAVRMAVMETLLVSQNQGPRSDGMMA, encoded by the coding sequence ATGGTCTTTTTCCCCCACCGCCACCTCATCGGCATCAAGGGCCTCACCGAGCAGGATATCACCTATCTTCTCGACAAGGCGGATGAGGCCGTCAAGATCAGCCGCCAGAGAGAAAAGAAGACGTCGACGCTGCGCGGGCTGACGCAGATCAACCTCTTCTTCGAGGCATCGACCCGCACGCAGGCCTCCTTCGAGCTTGCCGGCAAGCGGCTCGGCGCCGACGTCATGAACATGTCGGTCGGCAATTCCTCGGTTAAGAAAGGCGAAACGCTGATCGACACGGCGATGACGCTGAATGCGATGCGCCCCGATGTGCTGGTGATCCGCCATTCAAGCGCCGGTGCGGCTGCCCTTCTCGCCCAGAAGGTCTCCTGCTCGGTCGTCAATGCCGGTGATGGGCAGCATGAACATCCGACCCAGGCGCTGCTCGACGCGCTGACGATCCGGCGCGCCAAGGGCAAGCTTTCGCGCATCATCGTGGCGATCTGCGGCGACGTGCTGCATTCGCGGGTGGCGCGCTCCAATATCCTGCTGCTCAACGCCATGGGCGCCCGTGTCCGTGTCGTCGCGCCTGCGACCCTCCTGCCCGCCGGCATCGCCGAGATGGGCGTCGAGGTCTTTCATTCGATGTCGGAAGGGCTGAAGGACGCCGACGTCGTGATGATGCTGCGGCTGCAGCGCGAGCGCATGTCCGGCGCCTTCGTGCCTTCGGTGCGCGAATACTATCACTTCTACGGGCTCGACGCCGAAACGCTGAAAGCGGCGAAGGACGACGCGCTGGTCATGCATCCCGGCCCGATGAACCGCGGCGTCGAAATCGCTTCGGAAGTGGCGGACGGGCCGCAGAGCGTGATCGCCGAACAGGTGGAAATGGGGGTCGCGGTGCGCATGGCCGTCATGGAGACGCTGCTCGTCTCGCAGAACCAGGGTCCCCGAAGCGATGGAATGATGGCATGA
- a CDS encoding dihydroorotase: MSNPIVLKNVRIVDPSRNLDEVGTIITENGVILAAGHAAQNQGAPDGAVIRDCTGLVATPGLVDARVHIGEPGGEHRETIASASRAAAAGGVTSIIMMPDTDPIIDDIALVEFVKKTARDTAAVNVYPAAAITKGLAGEEMTEIGLLMQAGAVAFTDAHSSVHDTQVLRRIMTYAREFGAVISCETRDKYLGANGVMHEGLFASWLGLSGIPREAELIPLERDLRIAELTRGRYHAAMISVPQSVEAIERARSRGAKVTSGISINNLALNENDIGEYRTFFKLYPPLRPEDDRKAMVGALASGAIDIIVSSHDPQDVDTKRLPFGEAEDGAVGLETMLAAALRLYHGGQVSLMRLIDAMSTRPAQIFGLDAGTLKPGAAADITLIDLDEPWLVAKDMLLSRSKNTPFEDARFSGRAVATYVSGKLVHAL; this comes from the coding sequence ATGAGCAACCCGATCGTCCTCAAGAACGTCCGCATCGTCGATCCCTCGCGCAATCTCGACGAGGTGGGCACGATCATCACCGAAAACGGCGTGATCCTGGCAGCCGGCCATGCGGCGCAGAACCAGGGCGCGCCTGATGGCGCCGTCATCCGCGACTGCACCGGCCTTGTCGCCACACCCGGCCTCGTCGATGCGCGCGTCCATATCGGCGAACCCGGCGGCGAACACCGCGAGACGATCGCCTCGGCGAGCCGGGCAGCGGCGGCCGGCGGCGTCACCTCGATCATCATGATGCCGGACACCGATCCCATCATCGACGACATCGCGCTCGTCGAATTCGTCAAGAAGACGGCGCGGGATACCGCCGCTGTCAACGTCTATCCGGCAGCCGCCATCACCAAGGGTCTTGCCGGCGAGGAGATGACCGAGATCGGCCTGTTGATGCAGGCGGGCGCCGTTGCCTTCACCGATGCCCATTCGAGCGTTCACGACACGCAGGTGCTGCGCCGGATCATGACCTATGCGCGCGAATTCGGCGCCGTCATCTCGTGTGAAACGCGTGACAAATATCTCGGCGCCAACGGCGTCATGCATGAGGGGCTTTTCGCCAGCTGGCTCGGGCTCTCCGGCATTCCGAGGGAAGCCGAGCTCATCCCACTCGAACGCGATCTCAGGATCGCCGAGTTGACGCGCGGCCGTTATCACGCCGCGATGATCTCGGTGCCGCAATCGGTCGAGGCGATCGAACGCGCCCGCAGCCGCGGTGCCAAGGTGACCTCAGGCATCTCGATCAACAATCTGGCGCTCAACGAAAACGACATCGGCGAATACCGCACCTTCTTCAAGCTCTATCCGCCGCTACGCCCGGAAGACGACCGGAAGGCCATGGTCGGGGCCCTTGCCAGCGGTGCGATCGACATCATCGTCTCCTCGCATGACCCGCAGGACGTCGACACGAAGCGCCTGCCGTTCGGCGAGGCGGAGGATGGCGCGGTCGGCCTCGAAACCATGCTGGCAGCAGCGCTCAGACTCTACCATGGCGGTCAGGTGAGCCTGATGCGCCTGATCGACGCCATGTCCACCCGCCCGGCGCAGATTTTCGGCCTTGATGCCGGCACGCTGAAGCCGGGTGCGGCGGCCGATATCACCCTGATCGATCTCGATGAGCCTTGGCTTGTCGCCAAAGACATGCTTCTCTCCCGTTCCAAGAACACGCCGTTCGAAGATGCACGCTTCAGCGGGCGGGCGGTCGCGACATACGTCTCGGGAAAGCTTGTCCACGCGCTCTAG
- the dprA gene encoding DNA-processing protein DprA gives MDALSAGPKGVVLTERQRIAWLRLIRSDNIGPATFRDLINHFGSAEAALAALPELSARGGATRAIRIASEAEAHRELEAAHRFGARFVGIGEPDYPQALKQIDGAPPLLAVKGALAATKRPAVGIVGSRNASAAGAKFAAMVARDCGRAGYTVVSGLARGIDTSAHRASLDTGTIAALAGGLDQPYPPENIGLLQEITGGNGLAVSEMPFGWEPRARDFPRRNRLIAGIALGLVVIEAATRSGSLITARLAGEFGRLVFAVPGSPLDPRCHGTNGLLKDGASIVTTPADVVEALAPLTQFELFPSSLAEQPASDGKAMTMPPGDSDRARIIDALGPTPVEIDDVIRHTGLSASAVYLILLELDISGRLQRHQGGFVSLSD, from the coding sequence ATGGATGCGCTGAGCGCCGGACCAAAAGGCGTTGTTCTGACCGAACGGCAAAGAATTGCCTGGCTGCGCCTCATCCGTTCCGACAATATCGGCCCTGCCACCTTTCGCGACCTCATCAATCATTTCGGTTCGGCCGAGGCAGCACTTGCCGCACTGCCGGAGCTTTCGGCGCGCGGCGGCGCCACGCGAGCAATCCGCATCGCCAGCGAGGCCGAGGCGCATCGGGAACTCGAGGCGGCGCATCGCTTCGGCGCCCGCTTCGTCGGCATCGGCGAGCCGGACTACCCGCAAGCGCTGAAGCAGATCGACGGGGCGCCGCCACTTCTGGCCGTCAAGGGCGCGCTTGCCGCCACCAAACGACCGGCCGTCGGCATCGTCGGCTCACGCAATGCCTCGGCCGCCGGCGCGAAATTCGCGGCAATGGTGGCGCGCGACTGCGGCCGGGCAGGATATACCGTAGTCTCGGGTCTGGCGCGCGGCATCGACACATCGGCGCATCGGGCAAGCCTCGATACGGGCACGATCGCCGCCCTTGCCGGTGGTCTCGACCAGCCCTATCCGCCGGAGAATATCGGCCTGCTCCAGGAGATCACCGGCGGCAACGGCCTGGCGGTGAGCGAAATGCCCTTCGGCTGGGAGCCCCGCGCCCGCGATTTTCCGCGCCGGAACCGGCTGATCGCCGGCATCGCGCTCGGCCTTGTGGTCATCGAAGCAGCGACACGCTCGGGCTCGCTGATCACCGCACGGCTTGCCGGCGAGTTCGGCCGGCTGGTGTTTGCCGTGCCCGGCTCACCGCTCGACCCGCGTTGCCACGGCACCAACGGGTTGCTGAAGGACGGTGCTTCGATCGTCACCACACCCGCCGATGTCGTCGAGGCTTTGGCGCCGCTGACGCAATTCGAGCTCTTCCCGTCGTCGTTGGCAGAACAACCGGCAAGTGACGGCAAGGCGATGACGATGCCGCCCGGCGATTCAGACCGGGCTCGCATCATCGATGCGCTCGGGCCGACGCCGGTCGAGATCGACGACGTCATCCGCCATACCGGCCTGTCGGCGTCGGCGGTCTATCTCATTCTTCTGGAACTCGATATATCAGGCAGGCTGCAGCGGCATCAGGGCGGGTTCGTCTCGCTTTCCGATTGA
- the plsY gene encoding glycerol-3-phosphate 1-O-acyltransferase PlsY, protein MLSNLISWQITLPIALAAAVIGYLFGSIPFGLILTRAAGLGDVRSIGSGNIGATNVLRTGNKKLAAATLLLDALKASAAAWVVGYFLGEEAAIIAGFFAFIGHLFPVWIGFKGGKGVATYIGTLLGVAPIMVVLFAAVWLAVAFTTRYSSLSALIAMLVIPVALWILGNEKVAAVMAIMTLISYWKHKANISRLMSGTESKIGAKG, encoded by the coding sequence ATGTTATCCAATCTGATTTCATGGCAGATCACACTGCCGATCGCGCTGGCCGCCGCCGTCATCGGCTATCTCTTCGGCTCGATCCCTTTCGGCCTGATCCTGACGCGCGCCGCCGGCCTTGGCGACGTGCGCAGCATCGGCTCCGGCAATATCGGCGCGACCAATGTGCTGAGAACCGGCAACAAGAAACTCGCGGCTGCGACGCTGCTGCTCGATGCGCTGAAGGCATCGGCGGCGGCCTGGGTCGTCGGTTATTTCCTCGGTGAGGAGGCAGCGATCATCGCCGGCTTCTTCGCCTTCATCGGTCATCTCTTCCCGGTCTGGATCGGCTTCAAGGGCGGCAAGGGTGTCGCCACCTATATCGGCACCCTGCTCGGCGTCGCGCCGATCATGGTCGTGCTCTTCGCTGCCGTCTGGCTGGCGGTCGCTTTCACCACCCGCTACTCCTCGCTGTCGGCGCTGATTGCCATGCTTGTCATTCCGGTTGCGCTGTGGATACTGGGTAACGAAAAGGTTGCGGCAGTGATGGCGATCATGACCCTCATCTCCTACTGGAAGCACAAGGCGAATATTTCGCGCCTGATGAGCGGGACGGAAAGCAAGATCGGGGCAAAGGGATAA